The sequence AATAGCGTAGATTTTGAAGCCAGCACCGGTAAAATCGTTGGGATTTTAGGTCCCAATGGTGCTGGTAAATCTACATTATTTAAATCAATTTTAGGCATAGTTGTTCCTAAAAGTGGAGATATTTTTTTAGATGATATAAACATAACTCATTTACCTATTCATATTAGAGCTAAACACGGTATAGGATATCTTCCACAAGAAGTTTCTGTATTTAGGAATTTAACCGTTTGGGATAATATGGATTTAATTGCCACTATGTTAAAAATAGAAAACAAAGAAAAAGTAATAAAAGACATTTTAGAAGAATTTGGGATTTATGATTTAAAAGACCAAATTGCAGATTCATTATCAGGTGGTGAAAAAAGACGTTTAGAATTTGCAAGAACGTTGTTAACTAATCCTAAATTCATTTTATTAGATGAACCTTTTGTCGGTATAGATCCTATAACTGTTAAAGATATTCAAAAAATAATAAAATCATTATCAGCAAAAAATCTTGGTGTTATTGTTAC comes from Marinitoga sp. 38H-ov and encodes:
- the lptB gene encoding LPS export ABC transporter ATP-binding protein gives rise to the protein MSYIHCKKITKKYGKKIVLNSVDFEASTGKIVGILGPNGAGKSTLFKSILGIVVPKSGDIFLDDINITHLPIHIRAKHGIGYLPQEVSVFRNLTVWDNMDLIATMLKIENKEKVIKDILEEFGIYDLKDQIADSLSGGEKRRLEFARTLLTNPKFILLDEPFVGIDPITVKDIQKIIKSLSAKNLGVIVTDHNVDEIAEVVDILYVLHKGNVIAYGEPEAVLKDINVIENYLGW